Proteins from a single region of Mytilus trossulus isolate FHL-02 chromosome 2, PNRI_Mtr1.1.1.hap1, whole genome shotgun sequence:
- the LOC134707928 gene encoding tetratricopeptide repeat protein 28-like isoform X2, with protein sequence MDRQMQSHFTATLSHSFSMPSLAEGSEPISEVEEINEIKSLREMGDQAMQLQDFTVAIKRYNEALEIDDKNMEVLFARTKAFLDMGDNSMALKDAENSINIEPDNPEAYRLYGLTLCQVNNYRDAVSAFLTALDLDPDNADDLTDHIAEVAEHICHIPKDVLEKLEEMDSYKKLSEIGVHLFQAKRYDFCITILEAAQKFQTNQKGITMRILLTLANAHSACKHNEQAISIYQECLSTAIATHEQIYQTKSLVNIATLYLENRDTHQAIVFYEKLLQLEAELEEEAGSQRELPDFWTKELQCGLRLNLSIAYKTIGQMHHAEHHARKYISLLEQFKLEGRIKSESYHNTGMLNEILGNYDEAMKNYNLYLQSSKRNKDRKGMAQAYGCLGSVYGALRNWKLCITYHEQYISMAKRFKDTKMTVMACEMLADTYLMKEDYEKAIEVYEQMLNAAIRTDYRSRATALCKTGNVYREMKRYQHSLFFYEQAYDLADDMEYYDILKICQYNIACIQQHSTQLKDIEQARQYFESLIPFYETKIKEHHDEDTYCPPDYEKQLTECYDGMQCVLSKLGNKNECLQFAEAYRRRYITKMPGYIGSQIAPHLDSVEHITRIVNQQNANVLYYSLLPSRLLIWVLLPGQGVVRFYSGRAEEDEGMIEQVQTLLKEIRGNADWKNLQTTCENRAIPLSEERLNLKRHRNLMLAERKSEDHKDNQNNNNESTSNKSPCHKLFNLLIAPVEDILMKLDKGNNLVIIPDKDLFHCPFTILQDWSSNYLSTRHHITILPSILMLEKCVNNELNYLKSQDELDFLRSQVRKGGLNKYLTKTILSNATTPADDVESSLSFMLDLRKVSNPRLVTTQLSLKSELEEKLDQSKENTQLSLEGNRMSPRSPSQNLPLIPEKSALKAADFLSRVGSPTSLEALLSLHSYSTLTSCTSTGTDITSSSSAVTEFQQISDRERCLVIGNPQLPESAILHGSPWKPSCISLPAAKRELSAVGSWLDVSPITGSQATKEAFLKEIQNSTVIHIATFGCWREGYLAFTPNPIRQESGPPQQYSYIVTTSDILACKLNAQLVVLNVGYNSNRSEETIEQGYSLPSAFLAAGAQCVLACSWLTPNIAREKFFYRFYTELQEGCLVTEAMYTGMRFLQSDERYSDIQTWCPFLLIGKNVAINLKQIRHAMLDQKLDQTEKMVEEKSGKEFLNPKTFIPSVPSREENLASVQRILGEILQDHKYHPMVVSDLIDLLDSALKRLHTQDNNRQISLVTDNLLHSKPGLDLLKLLGFHFQAKAEDIMQPYVVYPHWNKDDLLIPVYDALRSIMDISEDKDCTQALHDILPAPQEQISLFVDLLAITKHAPEIQLKVSDLSVRPLWQNVKARKVLMNSGFHQIGMILNFNRTPLYRRLMTSVLQFFLAVSAHKSQVLLYRLDVNLLGKPSISKSSQFIEAGKLPSLTPLILPRNQLRMSTPWLSRAERTEEMDEKIKLARSKSDLKEKYHNFVDRAKTWHQITVSAQANEELAKYGRPKSTPNKVKVRAGASASLERVPLKKERLMVIPEVDQRRDYAHFVLKQRLSNIDVRHKNDVMKLYLPYIQST encoded by the exons atgGACAGACAGATGCAATCACACTTTACAGCCACCCTCAGCCATAGCTTTAGTATGCCTAGCTTGGCTGAGGGCAGTGAACCTATTTCTGAAGTGGAGGAAATCAATGAG attaaaTCACTTCGGGAAATGGGAGACCAAGCTATGCAATTACAAGACTTTACTGTAGCCATAAAACGTTACAATGAAGCTTTGGAAATTGATGATAAAAACATGGAGGTTTTATTTGCAAGAACTAAAGCTTTTCTAgacatgggagataactctatggCATTGAAGGATGCAGAGAATTCAATAAACATAGAACCTGACAACCCAGAG GCATACAGACTTTATGGCTTGACTTTATGccaagttaacaattatagagATGCTGTCTCAGCATTTTTGACTGCACTTGACCTTGACCCTGACAATGCTGATGACCTAACAGACCACATTGCAGAAGTTGCTGAACATATATGTCATATTCCAAAAGATGTTTTAGAAAAACTAGAag aAATGGACAGTTACAAAAAGTTAAGTGAAATTGGTGTACATCTTTTCCAAGCTAAAAGATATGACTTCTGTATAACGATTTTGGAAGCAGCTCAGAAGTTTCAAACAAATCAGAAAGGAATAACAATGAGGATTTTATTGACTTTAGCCAATGCCCACTCTGCTTGTAAACATAATGAACAGGCCATTTCTATATACCAGGAATGTCTGTCCACTGCAATTGCCACTCATGAACAAATATACCAGACAAAGTCGCTGGTGAACATTGCAACTCTTTATCTGGAAAACAGAGACACTCATCAGGCTATAGTATtctatgaaaaattattacaattagaGGCGGAGCTTGAAGAGGAGGCTGGGTCACAGAGAGAACTCCCAGATTTCTGGACAAAAGAACTCCAGTGTGGTTTGCGTCTCAATCTAAGTATTGCTTATAAAACAATCGGACAGATGCATCATGCAGAACATCATGCCAGAAAGTATATATCCTTGTTAGAACAATTTAAACTTGAAGGTCGAATAAAATCAGAGTCATACCACAATACAGGCATGTTGAATGAAATCCTTGGAAACTATGATGAAgctatgaaaaactataatttgtatttacaatCTTCTAAACGCAATAAAGATCGAAAAGGAATGGCCCAGGCTTATGGATGTTTAGGTAGTGTTTATGGCGCATTGAGAAACTGGAAGCTGTGTATAACATATCATGAGCAGTATATATCCATGGCAAAGCGTTTTAAAGACACAAAGATGACTGTTATGGCATGTGAGATGTTAGCTGACACATACCTCATGAAGGAAGATTATGAAAAGGCCATTGAAGTGTATGAGCAGATGCTGAATGCTGCCATTCGAACAGACTACAGAAGCAGAGCTACAGCTTTATGTAAAACTGGCAATGTTTACAGAGAGATGAAAAGATATCAGCAtagtttatttttctatgaacAAGCATATGATCTTGCTGATGATATGGAATATTATgatatacttaaaatatgtcAGTATAACATAGCATGCATACAACAACATTCCACACAGCTTAAGGATATTGAACAAGCTCGGCAATATTTTGAATCCCTGATTCCATTCTATGAGACAAAGATTAAAGAACATCATGATGAAGATACATATTGTCCACCCGACTATGAAAAACAATTGACTGAATGTTATGATGGGATGCAATGTGTTTTGAGCAAGCTGGGTAACAAAAACGAATGTTTACAGTTTGCAGAAGCATATCGTAGGAGATACATTACAAAGATGCCAGGATATATAGGATCACAGATTGCTCCACATTTAGATTCCGTAGAACATATTACCCGGATTGTTAACCAACAGAATGccaatgttttatattattccTTACTACCCAGTAGACTGTTGATATGGGTTTTACTTCCTGGTCAAGGTGTTGTCAGATTCTATTCTGGGAGAGCGGAAGAGGATGAGGGCATGATAGAACAG GTACAAACTTTATTGAAAGAGATCAGAGGCAATGCTGACTGGAAAAATTTGCAAACAACTTGTGAAAATCGAGCAATTCCATTGAGTGAAGAAAGACTTAATTTAAAGAGACACAGAAATTTGATGCTAGCTGAAAGAAAGTCTGAAGACCACAAAGATAACCAAAACAATAATAATGAGAGTACTTCTAATAAATCTCCATGTCATAAACTCTTTAACTTGCTTATAGCACCTGTTGAGGATATTTTGATGAAGTTAGACAAAGGAAATAACTTAGTAATTATACCAGACAAAGATTTATTTCATTGCCCATTTACCATCTTGCAGGATTGGAGTTCAAATTATTTGTCAACTAGACATCATATCACCATATTGCCTAGCATATTAATGTTGGAAAAATGTGTAAATAACGAACTTAACTATTTAAAGAGTCAAGATGAACTAGACTTCTTAAGATCTCAGGTTAGAAAAGGAGGCTTGAATAAATATCTGACCAAAACCATATTGTCCAACGCTACCACTCCAGCAGATGATGTTGAGTCATCTTTATCCTTTATGTTAGATCTACGTAAGGTGTCAAACCCACGGTTAGTCACAACACAACTTTCTCTTAAGTCTGAACTTGAAGAAAAATTGGACCAGTCAAAAGAAAACACCCAATTATCATTGGAGGGTAACAGAATGTCTCCCCGATCTCCAAGTCAGAACTTACCACTAATTCCTGAAAAATCAGCTTTGAAGGCTGCCGATTTCTTATCCCGTGTAGGAAGTCCAACATCACTCGAAGCTTTACTGAGTCTACATAGCTACTCTACACTTACCAGTTGCACCTCTACAGGAACAGACATAACATCGTCTTCTAGTGCTGTAACGGAGTTTCAGCAAATCAGTGACAGGGAAAGATGTCTGGTAATTGGAAATCCCCAACTACCAGAAAG TGCAATATTGCATGGTAGTCCATGGAAGCCATCTTGTATCAGTCTACCGGCAGCCAAGAGAGAATTGTCAGCTGTAGGTTCCTGGTTAGATGTTTCTCCTATAACAGGTTCACAAGCTACCAAGGAGGCTTTTCTCAAAGAAATACAGAATTCAACAGTCATACATATAG caacatttggTTGTTGGAGAGAAGGATATCTTGCATTTACACCTAATCCGATAAGACAAGAATCAGGTCCTCCCCAGCAATACTCATATATTGTCACAACCAGTGATATTTTAGCCTGTAAACTTAATGCTCAGCTTGTTGTGTTAAATGTTGGATACAACTCTAACAGGTCAGAAGAAACGATTGAACAGGGATACAGTTTGCCGTCTGCTTTCCTAGCTGCAG GAGCCCAATGTGTACTTGCATGTTCCTGGTTGACACCAAATATTGCTAGAGAGAAGTTTTTCTATAGATTTTACACTGAATTACAAGAAGGCTGTCTGGTAACAGAGGCTATGTACACAGGCATGCGATTCCTCCAAAGTGATGAAAG ATATTCAGATATTCAAACATGGTGTCCATTTCTGCTGATAGGTAAAAATGTTGCTATTAACCTTAAACAGATACGACATGCAATGTTAGACCAGAAACTTGATCAAACAGAGAAAATGGTGGAGGAAAAAAGCGGAAAAGAATTCTTGAATCCGAAAACCTTTATACCATCAG tGCCTTCCAGAGAAGAAAACTTAGCATCTGTACAGAGAATTCTGGGAGAAATATTACAAGACCACAAATATCATCCAATGGTTGTTTCTGACTTAATAGATTTG TTGGATAGTGCACTGAAGAGACTACACACCCAGGATAACAATCGACAGATTAGTTTAGTGACGGACAACCTCCTACACAGTAAACCTGGTCTTGACTTACTTAAATTGCTGGGATTCCATTTCCAAGCCAAAGCTGAAGATATTATGCAACCATATGTGGTTTACCCACATTGGAATAAAGATGACCTGCTGATCCCAGTTTATGACGCTCTTAGATCTATCATGG atatatcaGAAGACAAAGACTGTACACAAGCTTTACATGACATACTACCTGCACCACAGGAACAAATATCACTCTTTGTTGACCTG CTTGCCATTACAAAGCATGCACCAGAGATACAACTAAAAGTGTCTGACTTGTCTGTACGCCCATTATGGCAAAATGTTAAGGCCAGGAAAGTGCTGATGAACTCTGGTTTTCATCAGATTGGTATGATTCTTAACTTCAACAGGACTCCATTATACAG ACGACTTATGACATCAGTTCTACAGTTTTTCCTGGCTGTAAGCGCACACAAGAGTCAAGTGCTATTGTATAGATTAGATGTCAACCTATTAGGAAAGCCAAGTATTTCTAAG aGTTCTCAGTTTATAGAAGCTGGAAAATTGCCATCACTAACGCCACTGATTCTACCCAGAAATCAG tTGAGGATGAGCACACCTTGGCTGAGTCGAGCAGAAAGAACCGAGGAAATGGATGAGAAAATCAAGTTGGCAAGAAG
- the LOC134707928 gene encoding tetratricopeptide repeat protein 28-like isoform X1 → MDRQMQSHFTATLSHSFSMPSLAEGSEPISEVEEINEIKSLREMGDQAMQLQDFTVAIKRYNEALEIDDKNMEVLFARTKAFLDMGDNSMALKDAENSINIEPDNPEAYRLYGLTLCQVNNYRDAVSAFLTALDLDPDNADDLTDHIAEVAEHICHIPKDVLEKLEEMDSYKKLSEIGVHLFQAKRYDFCITILEAAQKFQTNQKGITMRILLTLANAHSACKHNEQAISIYQECLSTAIATHEQIYQTKSLVNIATLYLENRDTHQAIVFYEKLLQLEAELEEEAGSQRELPDFWTKELQCGLRLNLSIAYKTIGQMHHAEHHARKYISLLEQFKLEGRIKSESYHNTGMLNEILGNYDEAMKNYNLYLQSSKRNKDRKGMAQAYGCLGSVYGALRNWKLCITYHEQYISMAKRFKDTKMTVMACEMLADTYLMKEDYEKAIEVYEQMLNAAIRTDYRSRATALCKTGNVYREMKRYQHSLFFYEQAYDLADDMEYYDILKICQYNIACIQQHSTQLKDIEQARQYFESLIPFYETKIKEHHDEDTYCPPDYEKQLTECYDGMQCVLSKLGNKNECLQFAEAYRRRYITKMPGYIGSQIAPHLDSVEHITRIVNQQNANVLYYSLLPSRLLIWVLLPGQGVVRFYSGRAEEDEGMIEQVQTLLKEIRGNADWKNLQTTCENRAIPLSEERLNLKRHRNLMLAERKSEDHKDNQNNNNESTSNKSPCHKLFNLLIAPVEDILMKLDKGNNLVIIPDKDLFHCPFTILQDWSSNYLSTRHHITILPSILMLEKCVNNELNYLKSQDELDFLRSQVRKGGLNKYLTKTILSNATTPADDVESSLSFMLDLRKVSNPRLVTTQLSLKSELEEKLDQSKENTQLSLEGNRMSPRSPSQNLPLIPEKSALKAADFLSRVGSPTSLEALLSLHSYSTLTSCTSTGTDITSSSSAVTEFQQISDRERCLVIGNPQLPESAILHGSPWKPSCISLPAAKRELSAVGSWLDVSPITGSQATKEAFLKEIQNSTVIHIATFGCWREGYLAFTPNPIRQESGPPQQYSYIVTTSDILACKLNAQLVVLNVGYNSNRSEETIEQGYSLPSAFLAAGAQCVLACSWLTPNIAREKFFYRFYTELQEGCLVTEAMYTGMRFLQSDERYSDIQTWCPFLLIGKNVAINLKQIRHAMLDQKLDQTEKMVEEKSGKEFLNPKTFIPSVPSREENLASVQRILGEILQDHKYHPMVVSDLIDLLDSALKRLHTQDNNRQISLVTDNLLHSKPGLDLLKLLGFHFQAKAEDIMQPYVVYPHWNKDDLLIPVYDALRSIMDISEDKDCTQALHDILPAPQEQISLFVDLLAITKHAPEIQLKVSDLSVRPLWQNVKARKVLMNSGFHQIGMILNFNRTPLYRRLMTSVLQFFLAVSAHKSQVLLYRLDVNLLGKPSISKSSQFIEAGKLPSLTPLILPRNQLRMSTPWLSRAERTEEMDEKIKLARSKSDLKEKYHNFVDRAKTWHQITVSAQTEKTEANEELAKYGRPKSTPNKVKVRAGASASLERVPLKKERLMVIPEVDQRRDYAHFVLKQRLSNIDVRHKNDVMKLYLPYIQST, encoded by the exons atgGACAGACAGATGCAATCACACTTTACAGCCACCCTCAGCCATAGCTTTAGTATGCCTAGCTTGGCTGAGGGCAGTGAACCTATTTCTGAAGTGGAGGAAATCAATGAG attaaaTCACTTCGGGAAATGGGAGACCAAGCTATGCAATTACAAGACTTTACTGTAGCCATAAAACGTTACAATGAAGCTTTGGAAATTGATGATAAAAACATGGAGGTTTTATTTGCAAGAACTAAAGCTTTTCTAgacatgggagataactctatggCATTGAAGGATGCAGAGAATTCAATAAACATAGAACCTGACAACCCAGAG GCATACAGACTTTATGGCTTGACTTTATGccaagttaacaattatagagATGCTGTCTCAGCATTTTTGACTGCACTTGACCTTGACCCTGACAATGCTGATGACCTAACAGACCACATTGCAGAAGTTGCTGAACATATATGTCATATTCCAAAAGATGTTTTAGAAAAACTAGAag aAATGGACAGTTACAAAAAGTTAAGTGAAATTGGTGTACATCTTTTCCAAGCTAAAAGATATGACTTCTGTATAACGATTTTGGAAGCAGCTCAGAAGTTTCAAACAAATCAGAAAGGAATAACAATGAGGATTTTATTGACTTTAGCCAATGCCCACTCTGCTTGTAAACATAATGAACAGGCCATTTCTATATACCAGGAATGTCTGTCCACTGCAATTGCCACTCATGAACAAATATACCAGACAAAGTCGCTGGTGAACATTGCAACTCTTTATCTGGAAAACAGAGACACTCATCAGGCTATAGTATtctatgaaaaattattacaattagaGGCGGAGCTTGAAGAGGAGGCTGGGTCACAGAGAGAACTCCCAGATTTCTGGACAAAAGAACTCCAGTGTGGTTTGCGTCTCAATCTAAGTATTGCTTATAAAACAATCGGACAGATGCATCATGCAGAACATCATGCCAGAAAGTATATATCCTTGTTAGAACAATTTAAACTTGAAGGTCGAATAAAATCAGAGTCATACCACAATACAGGCATGTTGAATGAAATCCTTGGAAACTATGATGAAgctatgaaaaactataatttgtatttacaatCTTCTAAACGCAATAAAGATCGAAAAGGAATGGCCCAGGCTTATGGATGTTTAGGTAGTGTTTATGGCGCATTGAGAAACTGGAAGCTGTGTATAACATATCATGAGCAGTATATATCCATGGCAAAGCGTTTTAAAGACACAAAGATGACTGTTATGGCATGTGAGATGTTAGCTGACACATACCTCATGAAGGAAGATTATGAAAAGGCCATTGAAGTGTATGAGCAGATGCTGAATGCTGCCATTCGAACAGACTACAGAAGCAGAGCTACAGCTTTATGTAAAACTGGCAATGTTTACAGAGAGATGAAAAGATATCAGCAtagtttatttttctatgaacAAGCATATGATCTTGCTGATGATATGGAATATTATgatatacttaaaatatgtcAGTATAACATAGCATGCATACAACAACATTCCACACAGCTTAAGGATATTGAACAAGCTCGGCAATATTTTGAATCCCTGATTCCATTCTATGAGACAAAGATTAAAGAACATCATGATGAAGATACATATTGTCCACCCGACTATGAAAAACAATTGACTGAATGTTATGATGGGATGCAATGTGTTTTGAGCAAGCTGGGTAACAAAAACGAATGTTTACAGTTTGCAGAAGCATATCGTAGGAGATACATTACAAAGATGCCAGGATATATAGGATCACAGATTGCTCCACATTTAGATTCCGTAGAACATATTACCCGGATTGTTAACCAACAGAATGccaatgttttatattattccTTACTACCCAGTAGACTGTTGATATGGGTTTTACTTCCTGGTCAAGGTGTTGTCAGATTCTATTCTGGGAGAGCGGAAGAGGATGAGGGCATGATAGAACAG GTACAAACTTTATTGAAAGAGATCAGAGGCAATGCTGACTGGAAAAATTTGCAAACAACTTGTGAAAATCGAGCAATTCCATTGAGTGAAGAAAGACTTAATTTAAAGAGACACAGAAATTTGATGCTAGCTGAAAGAAAGTCTGAAGACCACAAAGATAACCAAAACAATAATAATGAGAGTACTTCTAATAAATCTCCATGTCATAAACTCTTTAACTTGCTTATAGCACCTGTTGAGGATATTTTGATGAAGTTAGACAAAGGAAATAACTTAGTAATTATACCAGACAAAGATTTATTTCATTGCCCATTTACCATCTTGCAGGATTGGAGTTCAAATTATTTGTCAACTAGACATCATATCACCATATTGCCTAGCATATTAATGTTGGAAAAATGTGTAAATAACGAACTTAACTATTTAAAGAGTCAAGATGAACTAGACTTCTTAAGATCTCAGGTTAGAAAAGGAGGCTTGAATAAATATCTGACCAAAACCATATTGTCCAACGCTACCACTCCAGCAGATGATGTTGAGTCATCTTTATCCTTTATGTTAGATCTACGTAAGGTGTCAAACCCACGGTTAGTCACAACACAACTTTCTCTTAAGTCTGAACTTGAAGAAAAATTGGACCAGTCAAAAGAAAACACCCAATTATCATTGGAGGGTAACAGAATGTCTCCCCGATCTCCAAGTCAGAACTTACCACTAATTCCTGAAAAATCAGCTTTGAAGGCTGCCGATTTCTTATCCCGTGTAGGAAGTCCAACATCACTCGAAGCTTTACTGAGTCTACATAGCTACTCTACACTTACCAGTTGCACCTCTACAGGAACAGACATAACATCGTCTTCTAGTGCTGTAACGGAGTTTCAGCAAATCAGTGACAGGGAAAGATGTCTGGTAATTGGAAATCCCCAACTACCAGAAAG TGCAATATTGCATGGTAGTCCATGGAAGCCATCTTGTATCAGTCTACCGGCAGCCAAGAGAGAATTGTCAGCTGTAGGTTCCTGGTTAGATGTTTCTCCTATAACAGGTTCACAAGCTACCAAGGAGGCTTTTCTCAAAGAAATACAGAATTCAACAGTCATACATATAG caacatttggTTGTTGGAGAGAAGGATATCTTGCATTTACACCTAATCCGATAAGACAAGAATCAGGTCCTCCCCAGCAATACTCATATATTGTCACAACCAGTGATATTTTAGCCTGTAAACTTAATGCTCAGCTTGTTGTGTTAAATGTTGGATACAACTCTAACAGGTCAGAAGAAACGATTGAACAGGGATACAGTTTGCCGTCTGCTTTCCTAGCTGCAG GAGCCCAATGTGTACTTGCATGTTCCTGGTTGACACCAAATATTGCTAGAGAGAAGTTTTTCTATAGATTTTACACTGAATTACAAGAAGGCTGTCTGGTAACAGAGGCTATGTACACAGGCATGCGATTCCTCCAAAGTGATGAAAG ATATTCAGATATTCAAACATGGTGTCCATTTCTGCTGATAGGTAAAAATGTTGCTATTAACCTTAAACAGATACGACATGCAATGTTAGACCAGAAACTTGATCAAACAGAGAAAATGGTGGAGGAAAAAAGCGGAAAAGAATTCTTGAATCCGAAAACCTTTATACCATCAG tGCCTTCCAGAGAAGAAAACTTAGCATCTGTACAGAGAATTCTGGGAGAAATATTACAAGACCACAAATATCATCCAATGGTTGTTTCTGACTTAATAGATTTG TTGGATAGTGCACTGAAGAGACTACACACCCAGGATAACAATCGACAGATTAGTTTAGTGACGGACAACCTCCTACACAGTAAACCTGGTCTTGACTTACTTAAATTGCTGGGATTCCATTTCCAAGCCAAAGCTGAAGATATTATGCAACCATATGTGGTTTACCCACATTGGAATAAAGATGACCTGCTGATCCCAGTTTATGACGCTCTTAGATCTATCATGG atatatcaGAAGACAAAGACTGTACACAAGCTTTACATGACATACTACCTGCACCACAGGAACAAATATCACTCTTTGTTGACCTG CTTGCCATTACAAAGCATGCACCAGAGATACAACTAAAAGTGTCTGACTTGTCTGTACGCCCATTATGGCAAAATGTTAAGGCCAGGAAAGTGCTGATGAACTCTGGTTTTCATCAGATTGGTATGATTCTTAACTTCAACAGGACTCCATTATACAG ACGACTTATGACATCAGTTCTACAGTTTTTCCTGGCTGTAAGCGCACACAAGAGTCAAGTGCTATTGTATAGATTAGATGTCAACCTATTAGGAAAGCCAAGTATTTCTAAG aGTTCTCAGTTTATAGAAGCTGGAAAATTGCCATCACTAACGCCACTGATTCTACCCAGAAATCAG tTGAGGATGAGCACACCTTGGCTGAGTCGAGCAGAAAGAACCGAGGAAATGGATGAGAAAATCAAGTTGGCAAGAAG